In a genomic window of Infirmifilum sp. NZ:
- the rpsJ gene encoding 30S ribosomal protein S10, whose product MPSKVRIRLSSTSVEDLEAVCNEIREIARKTGVKIRGPIPLPVQVMRVVTRRAPSGQGYETFDRFEMRIHKRLIDMDADERATRLLLRTRVPPSVRVEIEVV is encoded by the coding sequence ATGCCCAGCAAGGTTCGTATCCGACTCTCAAGCACCTCCGTGGAAGACCTAGAGGCTGTGTGCAACGAAATCAGGGAGATAGCCAGGAAGACGGGCGTCAAGATACGCGGCCCGATACCGCTCCCCGTGCAGGTTATGAGGGTCGTCACAAGGCGCGCCCCCTCAGGACAGGGCTACGAGACCTTCGACCGGTTCGAGATGAGGATACACAAGCGCCTCATCGACATGGACGCTGACGAGAGAGCCACTCGGCTGCTCCTGCGAACCAGGGTGCCCCCCTCGGTTAGAGTTGAAATAGAGGTCGTCTAA
- the tuf gene encoding translation elongation factor EF-1 subunit alpha has product MSEKKPHLNLVVIGHIDHGKSTTMGRLLYEVGAIDPRVIQQYEEEAKKLGRESFKYAWVLDRLKEERERGITIDLGFYKFETKKYFFTLIDAPGHRDFVKNMITGASQADCAVLVVSAKEGEFEAGISPAGQTREHVFLAKTMGVDQLIVAINKMDTVNYSKERYEEIKNQLSRLLRMVGYKVEEIHFIPISAWEGVNIAKRSPDKTPWYNGPSLYEAFDDFKEPPRPVDKPLRIPIQDVYSIKGVGTVPVGRVETGVLRVGDKVIINPPKAVGEVKSIETHHTPIPEAIPGDNIGFNVKGVEKSQIRRGDVVGPVNNPPTVVDEFIGRIFVLFHPTAIAAGYTPVLHIHTATVPVTFEELLQKLDPRTGSVAEEKPQYIKQGDSAIVRFKPRKPVVVEKYSEFPPLGRFAVRDSGRTIAAGVVIDVRKAEGY; this is encoded by the coding sequence ATGTCTGAGAAGAAGCCGCACCTTAACCTAGTGGTCATAGGCCACATCGACCACGGTAAGAGTACGACGATGGGTAGGCTACTCTACGAGGTCGGAGCCATTGATCCCAGAGTAATTCAGCAGTACGAAGAAGAGGCTAAGAAGCTGGGACGCGAGTCCTTCAAGTATGCTTGGGTGCTCGACCGGCTGAAGGAAGAGAGGGAGCGCGGTATCACCATCGACCTAGGCTTCTACAAGTTCGAAACCAAGAAGTACTTCTTCACACTCATCGACGCGCCCGGACACAGGGACTTCGTGAAGAACATGATCACGGGAGCAAGCCAGGCCGACTGCGCAGTACTCGTGGTCTCCGCCAAGGAGGGCGAGTTCGAGGCCGGCATCAGCCCAGCTGGGCAGACACGTGAGCACGTGTTCCTAGCCAAGACGATGGGCGTAGACCAGCTCATCGTGGCCATCAACAAGATGGACACTGTTAACTACAGCAAGGAGAGGTACGAGGAGATAAAGAACCAGCTATCAAGGCTCCTCAGGATGGTTGGCTACAAGGTGGAGGAGATACACTTCATACCTATATCGGCCTGGGAAGGGGTGAACATTGCAAAGAGGTCCCCAGACAAGACTCCGTGGTACAACGGCCCATCCCTCTACGAGGCATTCGACGACTTCAAGGAGCCGCCGAGACCCGTCGACAAGCCCCTGAGGATACCGATCCAGGACGTTTACTCCATCAAGGGTGTAGGCACCGTTCCCGTGGGCAGGGTGGAGACAGGGGTGCTGAGGGTCGGCGACAAAGTCATAATCAACCCGCCGAAGGCGGTCGGCGAGGTCAAATCCATCGAGACGCACCACACACCAATCCCGGAGGCTATTCCGGGCGACAACATAGGTTTCAACGTGAAGGGCGTCGAGAAGAGCCAGATCAGGAGAGGGGACGTGGTGGGCCCCGTCAACAACCCGCCAACAGTGGTGGACGAGTTCATCGGGCGCATATTCGTGCTATTCCACCCAACCGCAATAGCCGCCGGCTACACCCCAGTGCTACACATCCACACCGCTACAGTCCCGGTGACGTTCGAGGAGCTGCTGCAGAAGCTCGACCCTAGAACAGGCAGCGTCGCAGAGGAGAAACCGCAGTACATTAAGCAGGGTGACTCCGCTATCGTGAGGTTCAAGCCGAGGAAACCCGTAGTCGTAGAAAAGTACTCCGAGTTCCCGCCATTAGGCAGGTTCGCAGTGAGGGACTCCGGCAGGACCATCGCCGCCGGCGTTGTAATAGACGTCAGGAAGGCTGAGGGCTACTAG